CAAGGGAAGTGCCCCTTCAACAGGGACAATGGCTCCCTTAAGGTGCTTGAGACTCAAAGAAGACAGTAGTTTGCACTGGTAACTATTCACACAGTATTGATACAGCCTATAGGTCCACCAGCAGGTTAGCATTACTCTGTGGGTTATTTATTATCTACTGTAGAAGCAACGGGGATGAGCTGGTCACCAGGACTACTTCACGTACTAGTCATGCCCTTTGCAATCCCCTCCGTAACTGCTGTTTGGGGCACAGAGTTGGGCCCTCACTGCTGTGCCCTGGAGGAACATCACTGATGTGGAGAAGGTTTCAGTTTTAACACTTCATTTAAACTACATGTATTTAAACCCATTCAGCTCACTGCTGCAAGATAGTGATGATGCGCCTCGCTTAGGAACCTGTGTGTGCAGTAAGAACATGCACATCAGTGGGTGAAAAGTAAGAGCCCCCATCTCTTTGTGCTTCAAACTGTGCAGCtgtgaggggaaaggagagatcTGAGGGTTAATGGCACTGACTGTGGCTTAGGCAAACTGGAGCTGCAGAACTGGTTTAGTTGCAAAAGGGCTGGAGACACTGACATTCCTGGCTGTTGCAAGTGTAAAGCCGGGTCTGCTCAGAGTGTTGAGACAATGGCAACGGGGACAGTGATGTGGGTTTCAGAAGAAATTCCAACCTggtcatttttgaaaataattgtcCTTAATGAGACATCACCTAGGTACTAACGGTGACCTGCTCCCTGTAACCCACCTGAGCAATTCCTGTGTTTGGCAAAAttctcccttctgcttttctgtcctgtgcCATTGCCCTGCAATGATGAGGTGGTGATTCATCTAGACTTCCCTCCACAGTCCTGCTTTCGACTGCAGATCAAACATCACAAACCCTCTGAAGATGTTATTGCTCCATCATCCCTTTTACACAGTGAACCACCTCCCAGCTTCTCTGATCAGTGAGGACCCCCCCTCAGAACCCCTCACTCCTCCGCACCTCTCAGCCCCAAGCACTCCTCTGCCATTACGTGCTGCCCTGCCCCATGCAGAGCATCCTCCACATTCACCTTCCCCTGGTGTCCCAACCAGGCTGAGTCTGTGGCCCGGGCTAAGGACAGACCTCCAGAGAAGTGCTCTGGGCTTTACCAATGCACATCACAGTGGGCCACAATAAGGGGCTGATGCTATTGTagataagtttaaaaaataaaaatctacttcCCGTTTTTTGCCATTTTGCCTCTTTGCAGTCTTTTAGGCATCCAGCCCAGGATGTGCAGGCACTTTCCCTCCTGAGACAACAAGGACACATACACCAGTCACACCATGGTCATCCCTCAAGTGGTTAAAACTGACTCATACTGCAGGAGGTTGTGGTTTGCCACAAAGCTACCGAGGGCCATCAGCAGCAACATAGACATCTCCACGAGCAACAGTGAGTGGGCGAGGAAGATTTGAGGGAAACAAGCACTGCAACTGATTTCCCTGTACTTAAACCAGCATATGCCCAGCACAATACGTCCTGAAGACAGACAGGCAGAACGATGGACAACATGGCCAAGAAATAGTACATGGGCTTCAGTCCTCTCGTTGCATAAAAGATGAGGAGGCATTGCCAAGGCTCACAGTGAAACAGGTAGAGCAGAGGTGAGAAGTTTCCAAGCCTGGGAAACCTGTTGGGGGAAAAATGCAGCCCTGAAGCTGATGTTCTTGAATGCTGACATGAGCTCCGTGCAGATTTGCTTGAGCTCCTGAGCCTTGAAGTGAAGAACGGTGTTTATCAAATATGCTATTATAATCGGCAACAAGAATTTAAAGGCAAGGATGAAGCACAGAGAAACATCAGTATATCCTGCTTTGAATTCCTGGCTCAGGCTCAGCCCTTCCTcactgaagccagtggaaaTTTTGCACTGACTctagcagggaaggaaaagggccTCTGTATTTCAAATACCCAGTACAACCCTTGAGCAACTTGCACTGTTACCACTTGCAATAGTATTTGCAGACTCATACCCCATCGTGCTGGGCGCTGAACGGTTGCCACAGCTGGAAACAGGTCTCCTGATATGGTCTATCACAGACACAGACATGTGGTATttgtggagggaggaggtggtggtaAATGCTTTGTCCTATTGCAAGCAAACATGTTATCTTACACAGAACAGAAGTCCCAGGAAAGGATAAGGACTGTAAATTTAAGTTCCAGGGGACTTTGAAGGTAAGGGTAAAAAATTGCCTCGCCAAGTCCCAAATGAGCGTGTTTCTGCTTAGTCTAAATTCTGTAGTTTTTGTGTTCATAGTATAGTTTGTCAGTTTGGACGCCTCTCATCCCTGTGCTCTCAGCTAGGGCACAGGGTATGTTATGGCAACAACAGGGAAATTTCAAGCTGATAAATATATTCACAATATGCCATCTGGGAATAGTTTCTTTCCTCCCACAGTCCTGACAAAGACCCTGCCTGACAAGCAAAGCAGTCAGGGCCTTTCTCAGGGTATTTTGCATCATCTGAGCTGCAGAAAGTGTTGGAGGGACTGCTCTAACCCCCAGAAAATGCTGGGAACTTCTGCTTGGCTTCAGCTTTGCTTGCTGTGAGCTGAGCTACATCACGGCTGAAAGGTAACGCAGCCCCCGAGGCACAACCACGCTCGTCTGACACCCACAGCTCGTTAAGCTGCAGCAACTCAGTGTCTGAGCTCAGCCTCCTGGTGTTTGGAGGCAGTTTTGGGTAAGTGTGGGACAAATCCTGACAATCACAAAAAGCGCAGTGCTGCAGATGGCAGAGGGAACCTCAGATAAAACCAGATTGCAAGAGCACAGAGAGGTCAGGCGTCGATAATGGAGGAGATCCTGGAAACCAAAACCCAAGAGCTTCCCAAGGCACCCATAGACCTGCACTTCTCACTGCAGAACAGTGTCCCGGCCAGGCTCAGTGCTGCCAACATGGGACAAGCTATAGGCTGCTCAGTTTTATAGGACACCCTTATCTGTCCCCCAGGGCACAGCACCATGCTGGAAGCCCTCAGCTGCTCCAGGTGATTTTGTCTGTGCACCGTGAAATGGTTCTTGGTCTTCTCCCCACCACACCAAAATATTCACCTCCTGGACAGGCTCCTTGAGTgccaggagagaaaagaggctgagctgcctggctcgaagggtggtgatcagtggcacagGGTCCGGTTGGAGGCCAGTCACCAGTGAGTCAATACTGGGGCCAACACTGTTTAACCACTTCATTAATGACCCATAATGGGCAGAGTGTACCatcagcaagtctgcagatgatacaaaaccGGCGGGGGGGTGGCTGAACATGCCCGTTAATACCCCTCCTGCTTTctgctattttcatttcaggaggGGGCTGGTCTGCTTGAGGCAGCCCTCAGCAATCCCTCTTCCAAGACTCTCCCAATCTCCTTTTGAACTCATGTAAAACTCATGTAAATAATTTGCACCCACAGCAACCTTCAGCAAGGAGTTCCTCTGATCCTCGCCACCAGCCCGAGTGTCACGGCTTTCTACAAGGACGTTGACCGAGGGATAAGGAAACGCACACAGCCCCAGTCTGTGCCCCATCAATGGTGGGGGAACAGGCAGCTGGAGGCTCCccacagccgtggacaaaggcaTCTCCGCACCACTCACCACCTCTGTACCCCAGCACCCACCATCTCTATGTGAAACGCATCACAGAATCAAAATAGTTCTCAAAGATTATTAATCCATTGGCTGGTTCTTTTGGTTTGTGCTCTTTTTTGGGAACcttttggggatttttcttATTGTCCTTGTTTCCTTGTATTTAacctatctatctatctaaaTGCgatatacacacatatacaaatatacatatataaagtGTACCTATGTATAAATCGGGGAGCTGCACACAGGCACCCGGGGGGGTGGAAGGCACTGGGGCTGGGTCTCTTCACTTTCCAGAATGCAAAAGTTTCACAGAGCAGGGCAAAAATGGGGAACTCGCTGAACACAcgttttttgcctttttttttttttttttttttacaggcaGTGCCCCAAAGCTGCCTTCACTCCCATTTTTGCACCCTGctattttttcagagaagacaggaaaacCTACTTGTACGCAGCCCCGTGGTGCTCACAGCCCCTGAAGAGCAAAGAAATCAGCTGTGACTCCCTGGGTGAGACCCGTGGGGTTTGCTCCGGCTGGGTTAAATACggcttcccagctccctgcccagtgcctgcctgcagcagcgTGCACAGCCAGGGCTGTTCCTGGTCCCCAGCCCGTGTCCTCTGCTGTGACCTGGGGTAAGTACAGGGTGGGCTGCCTGAAGATGACAGACTAGAGGTGTTCTTCCCCTgcaagaacaatttttttgcGGGCTTGCATCAAAACAAGAACGTACAAAGGTCTCTGGCAGAAACAACAAACTCGCATGTTAGAAAAGTGCTAAGATGGCAAATTGCTTtgctaaatattaattttgatCTGATATATACAGATGGGCGTGATAGGAAAACCCACCCTAAAAATTGATCTTGatcaataattaaaaattttcctCGTTCTCTCAAGGACTACACGAATAGGATGTGTAAGTTTATTTCTGCGATGACTTTGCTCCCCACAGGCACAAAGGAGGGGTTGTCAGCTCCTCAGCTTTAGATTCTTTACACCCTCAGTCACCTCTTTTGCTGTCCCAGTTCTCCCTCTCCCACACTGCTCGGTTCAGCTTCAgagagcttttttccctcctcccagggGCAGTCAGCTCTAACTTTCGTCCCTATGTGACTCTTTCCCCTCATCAGGGAAGTGGGTGTTTGATGGCTTCGGAGGAACTGCACCgtgggctgctggaggagagcagcacCGTGGTGAGCTGAGCTGTTCGCAGCTCTCCCACTGCTGTCTTTCAGGCCTGACCCTTTGGCCATGTGCAAtcttgattgattttttttttttcccccctgataGCAGGTGAGGTCTCggagtgtgtgcatgtgtgtgcagaCACACGCTGGGAAAAATCTGAATCAGTTTGTGCTCCTCAGTTATGCAAAACGTATTCATTTCCAGCTGAATAGAGACATGCACATTTTCCCTGATCAGCCGTGGCAAGAGCTGAGGATGTGCTGCTGTGACCACCAGCTGTCCAGCTGGCGCTTTTAAGATGCACTAAATTTAACTGCATTTGCAGAGAAGCCTGTTGGGAATATTTCTCTGGAAATCTCCCCCGCCTGCCCCAGCCTCCCGTCGCTGAGCATCGCAGCTGATCGCCCGTGCTCCCGGGGCAGTGAAGCTgcccaggaaagcaggcagcTTCCAGAGTGCTTAAATAGCGACCTGTTGTTTGCTGTTGGGTTTTCTAATGGCCTCAGGCAGACTAAACACCACTTCGGGTTCTCAGTCTTATTTGAGCCtctaaatttcttcctttccatttaaCCTTTTTGGCAGCTATAAAGCACAAATCCATTTTCCTTCCATCAGGGTTGGTTTGGTTAATTGACTTGCAGGTTTAGCTGATAAAGCTCCCTAAAACGTTATGCGTTTTGCCATACTTaaacaaaaagggaagaaatcaaTACAGAGTCATATATAATGGGGCTACTTCTCATCTGAGAGTGAGATGTTATCTCTTGTGGTCTGACCGCATTTGGTTCAGCACAAACATTGACCTTTCTCTGCCTTCGTCTCTCTCCCCCTCcgtccccccttccctctcctgtctGGGTGCTTCAGCCTTGCAGGGACCAGCATGGCCACGGCTGCTCCTTCtactgctgcagggagcagccagccccgTTCCCAGGGCTGACCTCCAGGTCTCCAtcccacctctcctccttccccaagcAGGAGCACCCTGGCCCCAGGCTGttgtcctgcctgtgctgctgagaaGCTTTCAGGCACCTCCCAAAGGGCTGAGCACCAAATTTCCTGAAACCCTGCGTGTTTAAAGGTTGGGGACTACATCTAGGGGAGACACGTTAAATGCCGCACTGCTCTTTCCTTGTTATCTGCTGCTGTGCACAGCCCAGACAGTGATCCTGAGACTGGTCCACTGCGGCTTTTCCCTGGTTGATGTGATGGTTATGCATGAGGGCAGCTGCACAGGGGTTTTTTGGCTCTTGGGCGCCTGTCCTCCCAGCGCCGTTGCAGCTGGGGTGCATGAGGTGTCTCATAGCAGGGCTTTTATTCCAAGACACTATTATTTCCAGACCCTCGGACCATCAGTGCGTGAGATGTCATCTTCCAATGGGACTGCGTCCAGTCCCCTGACCTTCATCCTCACCGGCATTCCCGGTCTGCCAATGAGCAGCTACTGGATGGCattgcctctctgctgcctctaCCTCCTCATGCTCCTGGGGAACTGCACCTTACTCTGGATGATAAAGACAGACCACAGCCTCCATACACCGATGTACTATTTCCTCTCCATGCTGTCCGTGGCAGACCTGGGCTTGTGTCTCTCCACCCTGCCCACCATGCTGGCCATTTTCTGGTTCAAGTCCACCTCCCTCCGTTTTGAGGCATGCATTGTCCAGATGTACTTCATCCACTCCTTCTCTGCCATTGAGTCTGGGGTCCTGGTGGCCATGGCTTTTGACCGCTTCGTTGCTATTTGCTACCCTTTGCGCTACACCTCTGTCCTGACGAGCTCCCTGATAATGAAGGCAGGGGGGGCGATCTTCATGCGGGGCATCTGTGTGGTGCTACCCGTTGCTGTCCTTATTAAGAAGATGCCTTTCTGCAGGTCCCGTGTCCTGTCTCACTCCTTCTGCCTGCACCAGGACATGCTGAGGCTGGTTTGTGGGGATGTCAGGGTCAACAGCTTGTATGGGCTGACTGCAGTGATCCTCACTAAGGGACTGGACTCCCTGACCATCCTCCTGTCTTACATGATGATCATCAGGGCCATCTTGAGCATCGTCTCCCAGGAAGCACAAGCCAAAGCCTTTAGCACGTGCATCTCCCACCTCTGTGCCGTCCTGATCTTTTACATCCCACTCATTGGCTTGTCCATCATCCACAGGTTTGGGAAGCACCTGCCCCACCTCACTCACACGCTCCTGGCTGATGCCTACCTCCTGGTTCCTCCTGTCCTGAACCCACTCGTGTACAGCTGGAAAACCAAGCAGATCCGCAGGCGGatcctcatcctcctctgcCGGAGAGGGACCCAGCAGCGGGTCTAGTCCCAGAGAGGCAATGCCGCAAAGGCagtctcctccttcctttcctctccagaCGGGTTGCTCATGGGCAATATCCTTTCCTGGAGAAAATCACTCCTGATCCTTCACTTCCCAGGAGAAACCTGTCACCTCTTCTGCAATACagctcttttcctctccatgGAGGGATGGATTATGGAAATTCACATTATTCCACCTCCCATTTTGGGATGCCCCACTTCTCAGAAAGTCTGCAAGAGGGCAGAGCTGGTGTGGCCATGTGATTAAGCTGTCCTCCCTGCaggtggggagagagaagacTGCCAAGGGCAGGCTTTCGTCAAGGAATTCACTGCCAACAGAAATTTTGGTCtctgaagaaatacaaacagtGTTGCCAGACTTGGGCTTTTAATTACAATATCCCTATATTGGTCCATTATATGAAACTGTCAGTTCCCAGGGTTATGTGATCATATGAGACTCCTCAGCTTTCATTACACAAATAATGTCATTCACATCTTTACAGTTATGGAGACAGGAACTAATGGCCTATGGACTGTAGCCTAAGGACACAAACCCAGAAAACTGAGTCCAGTCTCGTTGCAGGGTCAGCAAGGGGAGCGTATGGTTTTTACTGTCTCATGATATCATCTGCTCTGCCTGTAACTCTTATGGGGACATCACGAAAatctctccccacctcccaggTTATGATTCAAATGAGGGTAGGTTGGTCTGGCATGGAGGTACAGGGTGCAATGGGCATGCAATGCAATCCAAACGCATCCTGCGGCACATGGTGCTGTTTGTATATTGCCACGTTTCCTTAGGGATGCACATGTATGACACGCTTCATGCCTGGGCTGGCTGCGCTGCCCCTTTCAGATCATCAGGCTGTCGTTAGAGGAGCCTCCACCCCATCCCAAGGCAATCTACCTCCTGATTAACCACCCTTGTCATTGTGTAAAATAATCCTCCCTGCAAGCCAAATCCCCGTGACTCTATCACGTCTGCAGGGTCATACCAAACCATTTGCTCCTTTCTGCCCCCAAATCAGTGCCTCCAGTCTTCCTCATGGGCTGGTCTCCTCCTCGGGGCTATCTCAGCCCAGCCTTTGCCTCATCCCAGTAGCTGAGTGGTCAAgaaggagggagcagggtgaaaaggaggaaaaagagaaaccatGACCTTGCAGGTGAGGGGGCAGCAGCCCCCATCTCATGGGGGAGAGCGTGCCGCAGTGATGCTGTGAGCAGCACTCGTGCTGGGGAGGGATGAAGGCAGAGGAAACCACGGATTTCAGTGCAGGCGCTTGGCAGGGTCGATGTCCAGCCGTGCAAAGAGCTACAAGGTCAGGATCAGGACTGGCACTTgggatgccctggccatctgtTAGCAGGTCCCAGGAAACTGGGAGATGCTGCGCACTGCAGGGATGTGCTGGGAGCTTTGgtagtgagaaaaaaattggtgtttctctttagttttttatttgtttcccacccaccccctACAGCTCCAAAAGCTGCTTTGGTAAATGTACTGAGAGCTTCTCCCAGCTGTCCTAGGTGCTGCTATGGAGAATCCAAATGGCAAGGATCAGTGCCGTGAAAGGGAGTTAGGTGCTTTTTTTTGGCAAGCATGAGAGAGTTATGGGAAAATTGTacctgggtttttctttttcatcaggGGAAGAAAGTGCTCCGTCTCTTCCACGGTCTCTTGGGTACTGTCACTGGGAGGTGCCAAGCAGTAAAACCAGCAAGAATACACGGGTCCTGCTGTGCATGCTGCAAAGCGTCACGTCAGTTAGATGCTGGGAAGGGACTGGTGTCTGCAGGAGGAAAGATGTACTCTGTGCAAAAATAAGGGTGGATGCAAGCCCCAAACAGCCCGTGCATCTCCTTCCAGGGACAGACCTGATATGAGAATTTGTCCATCTGGTGCTAACGGgccttcccagccctcctggaGGTGGCCTTTCCCTCAAGGACAGAGCGCAGCTAATGCATTGCAGCCCTGAAAGGTCTGTGTGATGCTGAGTGATGAAATCCGCAGTGATGTTAGTTTGTGTTTATCCTAAAAACATCTCACGCACTTTACAGAGTAACAGGGCCAGGTACCTTGCTGCCTGTTGATTTAGGTTTGCAATAGGAAATGTGCTACCTTGAGGCTTGCATGCATTCGCCATACCTGCAGCTCTCCCTAAACCCAGCTATTCTCCAGCTGTCTCTGAGTCACAGCGACTTGCTGGCTTCATTTAATAATTGACAGGACCGTGCGTCTTCCTaacatttgctgtttgcttttctatgTTTGACTTTCCATCAACGGTGCCAAAAGCAATAATGTACATACCAATTTTTCTACAAGTGCTTTCCACCTGTCGATCCCTTTCTCTTACCTGCATTTGCTCAGCCCTGTACCTACGTACTACATTTGCCATCACAAAAGTCCCTTTTGCCAGCAAACAGCGTAAGTTGTCAACTTCTACTTCACACCAGCACCTTCACAGCCTGGTAAGCACAGTAGCTCTGACGATGCTACACAGGGACGTGAAAATAAATGATGTCCAGACGCTGCCTCACTTGCTTCTTGTTCTGGTCAACATTTGTGTTTTGTACCAACCTCACATTTTAGTCGTGTGTGCAACTTTCCGACTGAAATAGCTAACCATGCACAGCCCTTGCAACAGATTCAGCTGGTTTTGTGTTAACAGATTTCACGGGGTTTTTCTTCCACGAAAGGGGGAAGGCTCTCTGCCGCAGCACAGCTTTCTTACTGGTAAAACTTCATCTGCTCTGCAAGACATAAAAACTGGGCCCTAACTGTGAAGTTAAAGGAGTCTGTAGACAAGCTCTGAAACTGGGTCAGATCTGGGATACTCTGATGCATACcactgagatatttttttctttttattagttttagTAGCAACCATGCAACTCCTCTGCTTATGCATCTTGGGATTTCACTGTTATGAGGCCCTGTGAAGTTCCAGGGAACTTTGTAGTAAATCAATGGGGTGATGCTGAGAAGGGTTACATGTTCATTGGGAAAGTTTGTTTTATCTTTGGAATTGGACATGGATTAATGTTCTGACCTAGTTTAAGACCACAAAATCCTCTGTTTACGCCTCCATATCCGTATGTTTGCACATTGCCGGACAGAGCAGCTTTTAGCTCCATGTAAACAGATTTCATACATTAATCTCAACCT
Above is a genomic segment from Gymnogyps californianus isolate 813 chromosome 1, ASM1813914v2, whole genome shotgun sequence containing:
- the LOC127025286 gene encoding olfactory receptor 51E1-like, translating into MSSSNGTASSPLTFILTGIPGLPMSSYWMALPLCCLYLLMLLGNCTLLWMIKTDHSLHTPMYYFLSMLSVADLGLCLSTLPTMLAIFWFKSTSLRFEACIVQMYFIHSFSAIESGVLVAMAFDRFVAICYPLRYTSVLTSSLIMKAGGAIFMRGICVVLPVAVLIKKMPFCRSRVLSHSFCLHQDMLRLVCGDVRVNSLYGLTAVILTKGLDSLTILLSYMMIIRAILSIVSQEAQAKAFSTCISHLCAVLIFYIPLIGLSIIHRFGKHLPHLTHTLLADAYLLVPPVLNPLVYSWKTKQIRRRILILLCRRGTQQRV